A window from Chitinivibrionales bacterium encodes these proteins:
- a CDS encoding Ni/Fe hydrogenase subunit alpha gives MTNTTKIQETKTDTDMRRIVIDPVTRVEGHGKVTILLDNEGAVKQARLHIVEFRGFERFIQGRLLWEVPVIVQRLCGICPVSHHLGAAKAMDMIVGADELTPTAEKMRRLMHYGQIVQSHATHFFYLASPDLLFGFDAPMQKRNAGGVVMEHPDMAHRGVRLRKYGQKIIETTAGKRIHGTGAIPGGINKNLTPVERDRLLADADQAIKDACDALEFIKKYMEKHQDDAEALGAFTSNRLCILDSDGAMDLYDGTLRAVDRQDKIIFENEPVVNYLQHVAEEVRNWTYMKFPFIRQLGPKEGWYSVGSLPRVTACDYIDTPLAEKARREMIEALGGKASGLTMAYHWARIIEIIHGAEKIKLLLQDPDLLRNELVVKGKRKDEGISVIEAPRGTLFHHYRVDRNDQVSMANIIVSTTQNNEPMNRAVEYVARRYLQGTEITESMLNHIEAAIRAYDPCLSCATHAVGHMPLSVSLCNEQGDIIDRKNRAYFNSQQCII, from the coding sequence ATGACTAATACGACTAAAATACAGGAAACAAAAACCGACACTGATATGCGTCGCATTGTTATCGATCCGGTAACACGGGTTGAAGGGCATGGGAAAGTTACCATACTCCTTGACAATGAGGGCGCAGTAAAGCAGGCCCGGTTACATATTGTCGAATTCCGCGGCTTTGAACGATTTATTCAGGGAAGACTTCTGTGGGAAGTTCCGGTCATTGTGCAGCGGTTATGCGGTATCTGCCCGGTAAGCCATCACCTGGGCGCGGCCAAGGCAATGGATATGATCGTGGGCGCCGATGAGCTGACTCCGACAGCCGAAAAAATGCGGCGGTTGATGCACTACGGACAGATAGTCCAGTCCCATGCTACCCATTTTTTCTACCTTGCATCACCCGATTTGCTTTTCGGTTTCGATGCCCCCATGCAAAAGCGGAACGCAGGCGGGGTGGTAATGGAGCATCCGGACATGGCCCATCGTGGAGTACGGCTGCGTAAGTATGGTCAGAAGATAATCGAAACAACGGCAGGAAAACGGATCCACGGCACGGGCGCGATTCCGGGCGGGATCAATAAAAATCTCACCCCGGTGGAAAGGGACCGGCTGCTTGCAGATGCCGACCAGGCAATCAAGGATGCATGTGATGCACTTGAATTTATCAAAAAATACATGGAAAAACATCAGGATGATGCTGAAGCCTTAGGGGCATTTACCAGCAACCGTCTCTGTATTCTTGATTCGGATGGTGCGATGGATTTATATGACGGCACCTTACGGGCGGTAGATAGACAGGATAAAATCATTTTCGAAAATGAACCGGTAGTCAATTACCTTCAACATGTGGCCGAGGAAGTTCGCAATTGGACCTACATGAAATTTCCATTTATTCGGCAACTCGGTCCAAAAGAGGGGTGGTACAGTGTGGGATCGTTACCCCGAGTAACAGCCTGCGATTATATCGATACGCCCCTTGCGGAAAAAGCCCGTCGTGAAATGATCGAGGCCCTTGGCGGAAAAGCTTCGGGTTTGACAATGGCCTATCATTGGGCACGGATAATCGAGATTATTCACGGCGCCGAAAAAATTAAGTTGCTGCTCCAGGACCCCGATCTGCTGAGAAACGAACTGGTCGTGAAAGGTAAGCGAAAGGATGAAGGCATTTCGGTTATTGAAGCGCCCCGGGGGACCCTGTTCCATCACTACCGGGTCGACCGTAACGATCAGGTATCCATGGCAAACATCATCGTCTCGACCACTCAGAACAATGAGCCCATGAACAGGGCGGTGGAATATGTTGCCCGACGATATCTTCAGGGTACTGAAATAACCGAAAGCATGCTTAATCATATCGAAGCTGCTATACGGGCCTACGATCCTTGTCTTTCTTGTGCTACCCATGCCGTAGGACACATGCCTCTGTCGGTTTCACTCTGTAATGAACAGGGCGATATAATCGACCGGAAAAACAGAGCTTATTTTAACTCGCAACAATGTATCATTTAA
- a CDS encoding NADP oxidoreductase, whose product MAKPKLSTVFLGGCFGCHMSLLDIDERIIELVDIVEIYKSPLVDRKVFEERSDIGLIEGGCVTEENVEVLLALRDHCDFLISVGECAIMGDIPSLRNTIPLRECIEEAYLNTVSTWNPTHNIPNDPELPLLLNRVHPCHDIVKIDAAIPGCPPRSDALWEALQALLHNKPVQLPYEILKYD is encoded by the coding sequence ATGGCGAAACCGAAATTGAGCACCGTTTTTCTTGGCGGATGTTTTGGGTGCCACATGTCACTCCTTGACATCGATGAACGGATAATCGAGCTGGTGGATATTGTCGAAATATATAAGTCGCCTCTGGTTGACCGGAAAGTATTTGAAGAGCGGAGCGATATCGGCTTGATTGAAGGCGGCTGCGTGACCGAGGAAAATGTTGAAGTGCTCCTGGCATTGCGGGATCATTGCGATTTTCTGATTTCGGTGGGGGAGTGTGCAATTATGGGTGATATCCCCTCTCTGCGTAATACCATCCCTCTGCGGGAGTGTATCGAAGAGGCATATCTTAACACGGTATCCACGTGGAATCCGACCCACAATATCCCCAACGATCCGGAGCTGCCGCTTCTTCTCAACCGGGTTCATCCGTGTCATGATATTGTTAAAATCGATGCCGCTATTCCCGGATGTCCGCCGCGGTCGGATGCACTCTGGGAAGCATTGCAGGCATTACTCCATAATAAACCGGTACAATTGCCCTACGAGATACTGAAATATGACTAA
- a CDS encoding 2Fe-2S iron-sulfur cluster binding domain-containing protein codes for MKEISFIIDGQKVRAQEGQTVLNAADDAGIFIPRLCNHPDLEPFGACRMCTVLINGKPQTACTHPASDGLEIQNDTPQLFNIRKSILDMLFIEGNHYCMFCEKSGFCELQALAYRFGITRPKFPYQYPRRTMDATHPDIFIDHDRCILCARCVRASRDVDHKHVFGFVGRGTAKKLAVSSAKGARDTNVSPDDKALSVCPVGTLMRKHVGYSVPIGKRLFDLMPIGSDIEEHVGKQGKE; via the coding sequence ATGAAAGAAATATCATTTATCATTGACGGCCAAAAGGTGAGGGCACAGGAAGGGCAGACAGTCCTGAATGCCGCAGATGATGCCGGGATATTTATCCCCCGTTTGTGTAACCATCCCGACCTGGAACCATTCGGTGCCTGCAGGATGTGCACGGTTCTCATTAATGGAAAGCCTCAGACCGCATGTACCCATCCGGCAAGTGACGGACTGGAGATACAGAATGATACCCCCCAACTTTTTAACATACGAAAAAGCATTCTCGATATGCTCTTTATCGAAGGCAATCATTACTGCATGTTCTGCGAAAAGAGCGGGTTTTGTGAACTCCAGGCCCTTGCATACCGCTTCGGAATTACCCGGCCCAAATTTCCCTATCAGTATCCCCGTCGGACCATGGATGCCACCCATCCCGATATTTTTATCGACCATGACCGATGCATTCTTTGCGCCCGGTGCGTGCGGGCATCACGGGATGTTGATCATAAACATGTCTTTGGTTTTGTGGGCCGGGGAACGGCAAAAAAACTCGCGGTTTCATCGGCAAAGGGAGCACGGGATACCAATGTTTCGCCTGATGACAAAGCGTTGTCGGTGTGTCCGGTAGGAACACTCATGCGAAAACACGTGGGCTACAGTGTACCGATCGGTAAACGGCTGTTTGATCTCATGCCGATCGGCAGTGATATTGAAGAACATGTAGGAAAGCAAGGAAAGGAATAG
- a CDS encoding NADH:ubiquinone oxidoreductase, whose product MNNTQAKTVESICRTFHNDPIRLMDILHDVQSLEGYISPEAIDKIARCLSVPRVLVESPATFYAFFSTVPQGEVIIRLCDDIIDELSGGDEVTRRFTEMLGIGLGETSADRMFSLHRTPSIGMSDQAPAVLINDTIVTNLSKEKVPSIIRALRHHRDPAQLVDTYGDGNNGHPLVKAMVTNNIRLRDKVLLVDREPGASLRKALQQSPDDIIKAMKESRLRGRGGAGFPTGMKWDFTRKIKKKRRYIICNGDEGEPGTFKDRILLTEYPEGLFDGMTIAAYAVGAHEGILYLRAEYKYLHRYLEEILAARRNDGLLGEDVAGKKGFHFDIRIQIGAGAYICGEETSLLSSCEGRRGDPKTRPPFPTQSGYRGFPTVVNNVETFSCVTAIMQEGAEWFASIGSTNSTGTKLLSICGDCDQPGVYEIPWGKTLGEMLDLCGAKNTAAVQMGGAAGELVGSGDFGRSIDYQDLPTGGSVMVFDQSRDLLQVVAKFMEFFIDESCGYCTPCRVGNVLLKERLDIIRKGRGVTDDLKYLEELCESVRLASRCGLGQTSPNPVLSSLRNFRSLYEKKLQSARGPRMPSFDIRSELSEAEMLAGRESTIFPSSKEYNQ is encoded by the coding sequence ATGAATAACACTCAGGCAAAAACCGTTGAGTCGATATGCCGTACCTTCCATAACGATCCGATTCGCTTGATGGATATTCTTCATGATGTGCAATCGTTGGAAGGATACATTTCTCCCGAAGCGATCGATAAGATTGCTCGCTGCCTTTCGGTTCCCCGTGTGCTGGTTGAAAGTCCGGCCACGTTTTACGCATTTTTTTCAACTGTTCCCCAAGGGGAAGTAATAATCCGTCTGTGCGATGATATTATCGATGAGCTGTCGGGCGGTGATGAAGTAACAAGGCGGTTTACGGAAATGCTTGGTATCGGCCTCGGAGAAACCAGCGCCGACAGAATGTTCTCACTTCATCGGACGCCCTCGATCGGTATGTCCGACCAGGCTCCGGCTGTATTGATTAACGATACCATCGTCACCAACCTTTCCAAAGAAAAGGTGCCGTCGATAATAAGAGCCCTGCGTCATCATAGAGATCCTGCGCAATTGGTGGATACGTATGGCGACGGTAACAATGGTCATCCCCTGGTAAAGGCGATGGTTACAAACAATATCCGGCTCCGGGACAAGGTCCTTCTGGTCGACCGTGAGCCGGGGGCATCTTTACGAAAGGCGTTGCAGCAATCGCCCGATGATATAATCAAGGCGATGAAAGAATCCCGTCTCAGAGGCCGCGGAGGCGCGGGATTTCCAACCGGGATGAAATGGGATTTCACCCGCAAAATAAAAAAGAAACGGCGGTATATTATCTGCAACGGTGATGAGGGCGAACCCGGAACATTCAAAGACCGGATCCTCCTGACCGAGTATCCCGAGGGCTTGTTTGACGGCATGACTATCGCCGCTTATGCTGTTGGTGCCCATGAAGGTATCCTTTATTTGCGAGCCGAATATAAATACCTTCATCGGTATCTCGAAGAGATTCTTGCCGCAAGGCGTAACGACGGTCTTTTAGGAGAGGATGTGGCCGGCAAAAAGGGATTTCATTTCGATATACGAATTCAAATAGGCGCAGGTGCCTATATATGCGGAGAAGAAACTTCTTTGCTCAGTTCCTGTGAAGGCCGTCGGGGCGATCCTAAAACCCGTCCGCCGTTTCCTACCCAGAGCGGGTACCGGGGATTTCCAACGGTGGTTAATAATGTCGAAACATTCAGTTGCGTTACGGCAATCATGCAGGAAGGCGCTGAATGGTTTGCATCGATCGGAAGCACCAACAGTACGGGGACCAAACTGCTCAGTATCTGCGGAGACTGCGATCAGCCCGGGGTGTACGAAATACCCTGGGGAAAAACTCTTGGAGAGATGCTTGATTTATGCGGCGCAAAAAATACCGCCGCGGTCCAGATGGGAGGAGCTGCAGGAGAGCTTGTTGGTTCCGGCGATTTTGGCCGTAGTATCGATTATCAGGACCTTCCTACCGGTGGTTCTGTTATGGTTTTCGATCAGAGCCGTGATCTTTTGCAGGTGGTGGCTAAATTCATGGAATTCTTCATCGATGAAAGCTGTGGCTATTGCACACCCTGCCGGGTCGGGAATGTGCTTTTAAAGGAGCGTCTCGATATCATACGCAAGGGGAGGGGTGTTACTGATGACCTGAAGTATCTCGAGGAGTTATGCGAAAGCGTTCGCCTGGCCAGCCGTTGTGGCCTCGGGCAGACCTCACCGAACCCGGTGTTGTCTTCCCTGCGTAATTTTCGCTCCCTCTATGAAAAGAAACTGCAGTCGGCCCGTGGACCGCGTATGCCATCCTTTGATATTCGCAGTGAACTCAGTGAAGCCGAGATGCTGGCTGGGAGAGAATCGACCATTTTCCCTTCGAGTAAGGAATACAACCAATGA
- a CDS encoding PRC-barrel domain containing protein — protein MLLSTNHILSLLVNAKDGGIGRAIDCYFNDQTWKYDYLVVDTGTLISGRKVLIAPQDITGVEVIAVTVNLTKDKIKQSPDISHALPISRQHEHDLRFYYGWPVEENLEKKDKTEVSEEESHLRSYNELHGYHIQAEDGEIGHCDDCIVDDELWRARYVVVDTANWRPAKKVLISTEWIDNIDWKNKKICIDLTREQIKDSPEYKPDEPINRVYEKRLYDYYGRPKYWENVPERHGVNE, from the coding sequence ATGTTACTCAGTACCAACCACATTCTGTCCCTGTTGGTTAATGCCAAAGACGGCGGTATAGGCCGGGCTATTGATTGCTATTTTAACGATCAGACCTGGAAATATGATTACCTGGTGGTAGATACCGGCACGTTGATTTCAGGACGGAAAGTTTTAATCGCTCCGCAGGACATAACCGGCGTAGAAGTAATCGCCGTTACGGTGAATTTAACAAAAGATAAAATCAAGCAGAGTCCCGATATTTCCCACGCCCTCCCGATCTCCCGTCAACACGAACACGATCTGAGATTTTACTATGGATGGCCGGTTGAAGAAAACCTGGAAAAGAAAGACAAAACCGAGGTCTCCGAAGAAGAGTCTCATCTGCGGAGTTATAACGAACTCCATGGATATCATATTCAAGCCGAAGACGGCGAGATCGGTCATTGTGATGATTGTATTGTAGATGATGAACTCTGGCGTGCACGCTACGTTGTGGTTGATACGGCAAACTGGCGCCCGGCAAAAAAGGTACTCATTTCCACCGAATGGATCGACAATATTGACTGGAAGAATAAGAAAATATGTATTGACCTTACTCGGGAACAGATCAAAGACAGTCCGGAATACAAACCTGATGAGCCGATAAACCGGGTGTATGAAAAAAGATTGTACGACTATTACGGAAGACCCAAATACTGGGAGAATGTACCTGAACGGCATGGGGTAAATGAATAA
- a CDS encoding F0F1 ATP synthase subunit beta — protein sequence MKRTENTTITLIGKIHSVKGSVVEVVFEDEVPKVNDLMKCKDVNLEVSALTGSATVQAIALNSTEGLARGDRVESSRRSIEVPVGEATLGRMFNVFGEVIDKKEPLHDIERRGIYRSPPPLSRQETRTEVLQTGIKIIDLLAPLERGGKAGLFGGAGVGKTVLIMEMIHNMAGAHKGVGIFCGIGERSREGQELYQEIQDVGVLDKTVLVFGQMNEQPGARFRVPHSALTMAEYFRDDRHQDVLFLADNIFRFVQAGSEVSGLLGRLPSRVGYQPTMASELAELEERICSTQAAAITSVQAVYVPADDFTDPAAVHTFSHLSGTVVLSRKRASEGLYPAIDPLQSQSKMLAPHIVGKKHYTIAQQVRKTLAQYEDLKDIIAMLGMEELSQDDKKVVNRARRLERFLTQPFFTTEQFTGTPGKQVDLEDTLEGCERILNDEFYEISERSLYMKGTIKEVEK from the coding sequence ATGAAACGAACCGAAAACACAACTATTACCTTAATTGGAAAAATCCACTCGGTCAAAGGGAGTGTTGTCGAAGTTGTATTTGAAGACGAGGTTCCTAAAGTTAACGATCTGATGAAATGCAAGGATGTCAATTTAGAGGTGAGTGCTTTGACCGGTTCTGCAACGGTCCAGGCCATTGCCCTTAACTCCACTGAAGGTCTTGCGCGGGGGGATCGTGTCGAAAGCTCACGGCGTTCTATCGAGGTCCCGGTTGGTGAAGCAACGCTGGGCAGGATGTTCAATGTATTCGGTGAAGTGATCGATAAGAAAGAACCGCTGCATGATATCGAGCGGCGGGGAATCTATCGTTCTCCACCTCCTCTTTCCCGTCAGGAAACCCGAACCGAGGTTTTGCAGACCGGCATAAAAATAATCGACCTTCTCGCTCCCCTCGAACGGGGCGGCAAGGCCGGTCTTTTCGGCGGTGCAGGCGTTGGAAAGACCGTTCTTATCATGGAAATGATCCATAATATGGCAGGCGCCCACAAAGGGGTGGGAATTTTCTGCGGGATCGGCGAACGCTCCCGTGAAGGCCAGGAATTGTATCAGGAGATCCAGGATGTCGGCGTGCTCGACAAAACAGTTTTGGTTTTCGGACAGATGAACGAACAGCCGGGCGCCCGGTTCCGTGTTCCTCACAGTGCTCTGACAATGGCGGAATATTTCCGTGACGACCGGCATCAAGATGTTCTCTTTCTGGCAGACAACATATTCCGTTTTGTTCAGGCCGGTTCTGAAGTTTCGGGGTTACTTGGACGACTGCCCTCCCGGGTGGGATATCAACCAACCATGGCATCCGAACTGGCCGAACTTGAAGAGAGGATCTGCAGCACCCAGGCTGCGGCAATAACCTCGGTCCAGGCGGTCTATGTTCCGGCCGATGATTTCACCGACCCCGCAGCAGTCCATACCTTCAGCCACCTCTCGGGCACGGTCGTGCTCTCGAGAAAACGGGCCAGTGAAGGCCTCTATCCTGCAATCGACCCCCTGCAATCCCAGTCAAAAATGCTGGCACCTCACATTGTAGGAAAAAAACATTATACCATTGCTCAGCAGGTACGCAAAACACTCGCACAATACGAAGATCTTAAAGATATCATCGCCATGCTCGGTATGGAAGAACTCTCACAGGATGACAAAAAAGTGGTCAACCGCGCCCGGCGACTCGAACGATTTCTTACGCAACCTTTCTTTACCACAGAACAATTTACCGGAACCCCGGGTAAACAGGTCGATCTCGAAGATACCCTGGAGGGATGTGAACGGATTCTCAACGATGAATTCTATGAAATCTCCGAACGGAGCCTGTATATGAAAGGAACAATAAAGGAGGTTGAAAAGTGA
- a CDS encoding F0F1 ATP synthase subunit epsilon, whose product MKLTIMIPTGVIYDKQIKKVTVETNNGRYTLLPNHIDFITLVVPGIIDLEQENNSHVFIAADEGVLVKQKDNVWVSLRNAVKGGELGSLQTTVDEHYRTISEKEQKNRTSIARLERDMAQSIYEFEKAK is encoded by the coding sequence GTGAAATTGACAATTATGATACCGACAGGAGTCATCTACGATAAACAGATCAAAAAAGTAACGGTTGAAACAAATAACGGCAGATATACACTCCTTCCCAATCATATCGATTTTATTACACTGGTTGTTCCGGGAATAATCGACCTGGAACAGGAAAACAATTCTCATGTCTTTATTGCTGCTGATGAAGGTGTTCTGGTGAAACAGAAAGATAATGTCTGGGTATCACTGCGTAATGCGGTCAAGGGAGGAGAACTGGGTTCTCTCCAGACGACTGTCGATGAACATTATCGCACGATCAGCGAAAAGGAACAGAAAAACAGAACGTCCATTGCCCGTTTGGAACGTGACATGGCACAAAGCATTTATGAATTTGAGAAAGCAAAATGA
- a CDS encoding ATPase F0F1 — MNRENAKMPRHRKTGASDTDPLKAPEDKSMRERFREKIARSEKSRLRARKRGKNSLWFGFGYFGVVGWLVMIPIIICLAIGIWLDTQTEGTISWTLTFFFIGLAIGLANAWLWISRQRKDIEEERKEQ, encoded by the coding sequence ATGAACAGGGAAAATGCGAAAATGCCCCGGCACAGAAAAACCGGCGCTTCGGATACCGATCCTTTGAAAGCGCCCGAAGACAAGTCGATGCGCGAACGATTCAGAGAGAAGATCGCTCGAAGTGAAAAAAGCCGGCTCCGGGCGCGCAAAAGAGGAAAAAATTCCCTCTGGTTTGGTTTCGGCTATTTCGGAGTTGTCGGATGGCTGGTGATGATTCCTATCATAATCTGTCTTGCAATTGGAATATGGCTCGATACTCAAACGGAAGGAACCATATCCTGGACTCTGACCTTCTTTTTTATCGGGCTGGCAATCGGTCTGGCGAATGCCTGGCTATGGATCAGCAGACAACGTAAAGATATCGAAGAAGAAAGGAAAGAACAATGA
- a CDS encoding F0F1 ATP synthase subunit A, which translates to METINITPDTITMFKIGSWPVSATIFYTWVIMALLIFGSLIITSRLSTGKNISRWQHMLEVIVKIIRDQIHDITQQKPEKYLPFLGTLFLFISLSNFLIFIPGYYPPTGSLNTTAALALCVFVAVPAYGIAESGLLQYLKHYIEPVVFMLPFNIISELSRTLALAVRLFGNVMSGMLIGAILISIVPFFLPAVMNLFSLLIGQIHAYIFAVLAAVYIASGTRVQKKTTQKGKGERKENE; encoded by the coding sequence ATGGAAACTATCAATATTACCCCCGATACCATTACGATGTTCAAGATCGGCTCCTGGCCTGTCAGTGCGACAATTTTTTACACCTGGGTGATCATGGCGCTGCTTATTTTCGGATCGCTGATTATCACCTCGAGATTATCGACCGGAAAGAATATTTCACGATGGCAACATATGCTTGAGGTGATTGTTAAAATTATCCGGGATCAGATACATGATATTACCCAGCAAAAACCCGAGAAATATCTGCCCTTTTTAGGAACATTGTTTCTCTTTATTTCGCTGTCGAATTTTTTGATTTTTATTCCCGGTTATTATCCGCCTACAGGATCGTTGAATACCACCGCAGCACTGGCCTTGTGTGTTTTTGTTGCCGTTCCGGCATACGGCATAGCCGAATCCGGTCTTCTGCAATATCTGAAACATTACATCGAGCCGGTCGTTTTCATGCTGCCTTTCAATATCATCTCCGAACTGTCACGGACTCTCGCTCTTGCTGTCCGTTTGTTCGGAAACGTAATGAGCGGCATGCTTATCGGCGCAATTCTTATTTCGATTGTTCCCTTTTTCCTTCCCGCTGTCATGAATCTGTTCAGCCTTCTGATTGGTCAGATTCATGCCTATATATTTGCCGTACTGGCAGCAGTATACATTGCATCGGGAACACGGGTACAGAAGAAGACAACGCAAAAAGGTAAAGGTGAACGCAAGGAAAATGAATAG
- a CDS encoding F0F1 ATP synthase subunit C, which translates to MDSVSIVAACSILSAGLAMGLGAIGPAIGEGLGLARALAAIAQQPDESNTIVRTLFVGMAMVESTAIYCLVVAIIILFANPFWNYVIQQAGG; encoded by the coding sequence ATGGATTCTGTTTCTATTGTTGCAGCATGTTCGATATTGAGCGCCGGTCTGGCGATGGGCCTTGGCGCTATCGGACCTGCTATTGGTGAAGGTCTCGGACTGGCCCGCGCCCTGGCGGCCATTGCACAACAACCCGATGAATCAAACACGATTGTCAGAACGCTGTTCGTCGGAATGGCAATGGTGGAATCAACCGCCATCTACTGTCTGGTGGTCGCTATCATCATTTTGTTTGCCAATCCATTCTGGAACTATGTTATCCAGCAGGCAGGAGGATAA
- a CDS encoding alternate F1F0 ATPase, F1 subunit alpha codes for MQNITGSLSDFSFVPKAREYGQIESISAGIARLSGLPGIQHQELVEFESGITGMAFNLDAEGVSVVILDKGTAVRAGEYAYGTGRTVDIGVGNGVISRVMDPIGRPRDTKGAIRTSKRRPVEKIAPPIMDRSPVTVPVQTGIQVVDALIPVGRGQRELILGDRQTGKTAIALDTIINQKNKDMICIYCAIGQRLSAIARIIRDLQDYGAFEYTTVVAVTEEDAPGLRFLAPYAATAIGEHFMEQGKDALVVYDDLTKHARAYREISLLLRRPPAREAYPGDIFYIHSRLLERATHLREDAGGGSLTALPIVETQAQNVSAYIPTNLISITDGQIYVNPSMFQQGVLPAVDVGKSVSRVGGKTQLPAYRAVASDLRLQYSQFEELEAFSRFGTRLDEETKKALERGRRVREIFKQSQYDPVPVVEQIAVLLSTSEGVFDPVPLDKVGDAKKRIREIAREKFDDLSGKITSGEKLSDDDKKRILEEARKATGDFIEDTKEEENDENEGES; via the coding sequence ATGCAGAATATCACCGGAAGCCTTTCGGACTTTTCTTTTGTGCCGAAAGCCCGGGAGTATGGACAAATTGAATCGATAAGCGCGGGTATTGCACGTTTGTCGGGTCTTCCAGGCATTCAGCATCAGGAACTGGTCGAATTTGAATCCGGTATTACCGGTATGGCCTTCAATCTCGACGCGGAGGGAGTATCGGTTGTTATTCTCGATAAAGGCACGGCAGTCCGTGCCGGGGAGTATGCCTACGGCACCGGGCGGACAGTTGATATCGGCGTAGGAAATGGTGTTATATCCCGGGTTATGGATCCCATCGGAAGGCCCCGTGATACGAAAGGAGCAATCCGCACAAGTAAACGGCGACCGGTCGAAAAAATAGCACCGCCGATCATGGACCGGAGTCCGGTTACGGTTCCCGTGCAAACCGGAATCCAGGTTGTCGATGCACTCATTCCTGTGGGACGGGGGCAGCGCGAACTGATTCTGGGAGACCGCCAAACCGGTAAAACTGCAATTGCTCTGGACACAATTATCAACCAGAAAAACAAAGACATGATCTGCATTTATTGCGCAATCGGGCAACGGTTGTCTGCCATAGCCCGGATTATACGCGATTTACAGGATTATGGCGCCTTTGAGTATACCACAGTCGTTGCGGTTACCGAAGAAGATGCTCCCGGTTTGCGTTTTCTGGCGCCCTATGCGGCAACCGCAATCGGGGAACATTTCATGGAACAGGGCAAAGATGCACTGGTTGTCTATGACGACCTTACCAAACATGCGCGGGCATACCGGGAGATATCGCTCCTTCTCCGCCGCCCCCCTGCACGGGAAGCCTATCCGGGTGATATCTTTTATATCCATTCCCGTCTGCTTGAACGGGCAACCCACCTGCGTGAGGATGCCGGCGGAGGATCACTCACCGCCTTACCGATTGTCGAAACGCAAGCCCAGAATGTCTCGGCCTATATACCGACAAATCTTATCTCGATTACTGATGGACAGATATATGTTAATCCATCAATGTTTCAGCAGGGAGTATTACCCGCCGTTGATGTTGGAAAGTCTGTTTCCCGGGTGGGTGGCAAAACTCAGCTTCCCGCCTATCGGGCCGTCGCCTCAGACCTGCGACTCCAATATTCACAGTTCGAAGAACTGGAAGCATTTTCCCGGTTCGGCACCAGGCTCGATGAAGAGACCAAAAAGGCGCTTGAACGGGGTAGACGCGTAAGAGAAATTTTCAAGCAGTCACAGTATGATCCGGTCCCTGTTGTCGAACAGATAGCGGTGCTCCTCTCAACCTCCGAAGGTGTGTTCGATCCGGTACCTCTGGACAAAGTCGGTGATGCCAAAAAGCGTATAAGGGAGATTGCCCGGGAAAAATTCGATGACCTTTCCGGAAAAATCACAAGCGGAGAAAAACTCAGTGATGATGATAAAAAGCGTATTCTTGAAGAAGCGCGCAAAGCGACCGGGGATTTCATAGAAGATA